The following proteins come from a genomic window of Pleuronectes platessa chromosome 2, fPlePla1.1, whole genome shotgun sequence:
- the espl1 gene encoding separin isoform X1 — MKCLKVDEFIKRTASVEETERLLQELENYVESKPGLQGRTLCDRIIRACNQQLGVGSPDRDHVSLLVRLVERALHGYDISAALIPQSCPLYMEKIVFHIVKKLSSLEAHSLCSYVSGLVYTRLTTAQQGEDYSVLLRSCFSVLWTGLSANKDRTTLTPQEKLHCQMQALSFLLLFDTESTTPSFSKAPIYTEDAIAEFERASGAVTKEDASFLLQELRLLFNRCQTGGQGCKGEGSKQFIKKLSVYVVFEILLVAVRVLCKAGHYDLASAFLNDIEREVRDVSADCQCTALLLGRWAVKVHSTMKADEESGQVLTNCARALRSLSADLGEQEAHAVVEGCGLVVWAVETGHNKGLSGPLLLAWFSFLEEYQEQILRMLKKNLTCQTEGSRLQQTLCYSIYQGFVFAYESMLASQLENSDILDRVLLYCQSTAGQMMTEVRKLPSDSLLIKAVIAVSNLVCGLYNRRLYDQAFTLVEILCKDLCKNSPVSLSVDRLCRPFMLAVQTSRRAGQLERALDWVILWLKALGDNIPTHMAEPVSLWVKTKTDAARNSEEDIRLRTLRDGFGPDVPDEKVMLCLLEEELRAYKEVASDTAQERYNTLCDLLDICHEESSHTHLRAVYLCEMAQVVCFQDFSEQTDCSAVDFTHEALRLLEEESVTAENADRLKDDKAHASLWLFVCTLEQNLQEAIEKDIKLRELRNQKICVANPIGTNDFDYEDKQKTEDSILLYEGLHFNLAAENKLCQPLERALGEWSALLQHRDLPSVRSPKQTCTSIALAAALFKLMGKPLKALEAYQLTIGLSRHLSDAHGCASSLCHSASLLLDMGAPELALAQLEQAEKSLASETTNEGTSSLSMLPLLLKAQYYYSTGQVALGVPYLCEVLKEVNEQRQSKSWYLLRARALQTCSSYLSLDTAALPQAERRRITELGINSPDTALYEGLKLLCSLLVTLVGKGLYGTHGTNSDVRFIDQGDNLVLKWQLLSEVLNCSMKMVSVRSSCGAINDARLQCLEALKLAIKLQALSQCAELLVMKAELELMQGEREESSTDLENVRNLLDLCTDFSDQVQKTEVKIKPRKGRPAQKPQPPLPSPEDDLKDILSTRWIAKEPVVRDLTSSPPLKAQPRRWLSSLAHESDCQCPCCSEPCLGHATARWAATQADLVLKVESSDPKVSLKLQWATLSRCESITAKVGAKLAKLFPRCGPKKGSYKPSLMKDVVGRVYLHMALSSLDPRLNNICGIWKILKAGLAFVDCSPSPVLRPVRAGLMATKAIVSLITLASKKGCNPEELFSNVWTWNAPKDRELKSEQKHVPALSLNKKPKDCLKIPDAPDKTKKTSKVKPVKPKIQVMSSSSREKDLVPMTPVMVRSKAAVKELSSFDFNTVVPTVACTPVQKVRAPASVRKAPRTASKQQFYVYEEFSPSQPVPAAPRRTKTSRFKVEFSDESDSEANTQAEAKEKTDPPKKRTTTRRAAQSAKTVPDPPAESKLPKRQAKGRKTTAVPRATSSEDDESLILQPVSTRRGRSRRELTKTEVETMEELDKMRTIEEESKEVLDMSIEELRTSDTEDNAASSKDINFEILRRDICGRLPRDGLSELRSSGHLREGPPIHLTQSDTRPENLSLEDVESLLRSAWLDLQHFPSPTLHPTLCALLALALGQQDPVTTALLHAESFAITSRHRTIRHLASCLKKLKKSSSELADQLDALSLNELSSTESKATTEQRLNQLENIFSFPTADSSSFPQNLCQEFIQQLQHLPTGITVCMMSVLGVKPGEIGDSIILSRLQKGSAPVTVHISTSMQKRPISLLVQEMESIQVDQKVVSSVSDKAKWWEGRRALDSRVEQLLKEMEGLLGCWKSFLLPLSSDPELSNQAQHICKTLSAKGVTCSEEMLKALLSASPLLSQEELQRFALGVSPHWPVECCQLVHTALSRPSGRDEPRGHVVLILDKYLQKLPWESISILKSHSVSRMPSLHSLIGLSIQKVNDSQSVLRQGVDTKKAFYVLDPDANLGNSQDRFKEWFSSNPDWEGVCGVAPDSGQLEEAVANKDLYIYVGHGAGARFLDGQTVLKTPIRAASLLFGCSSAALAVRGDQEAQGIILNYLIAGCPFALGNLWDVTDRDIDRFTKALLESWFAAGPGAPLLEHMGPSRQATNLKHLIGAAPVAYGLPVYLQ, encoded by the exons ATGAAATGCTTGAAGGTGGATGAGTTCATCAAACGGACTGCTTCCGTGGAGGAGACGGAGCGTTTGCTCCAGGAGCTCGAG AATTATGTGGAGAGTAAGCCAGGCCTTCAGGGTCGCACGCTGTGTGACCGCATCATCAGAGCCTGTAACCAGCAACTTGGAGTTGGATCCCCTGACCGGGACCATGTCAGTCTGTTGGTGAGGCTGGTGGAGCGTGCCCTTCATGGCTATGACATTTCTGCAGCACTTATTCCTCAGAGCTGTCCGCTGTACATGGAAAAGATTGTTTTCCATATCGTCAAGAAGCTGAGCTCCCTAGAAGCTCACAGCCTGTGCAGCTATGTGTCTGGCTTGGTTTACACCAGGCTTACTACAGCACAGCAG GGGGAGGACTACTCTGTTCTTCTGCGGAGCTGTTTCTCGGTGCTCTGGACTGGACTATCCGCTAACAAAGACCGGACGACCCTAACTCCTCAAGAAAAACTCCACTGCCAGATGCAAGCTCTGAGCTTCCTCCTGTTGTTCGACACCGAAAGTACAACTCCCTCCTTCTCCAAAGCTCCCATATACACAGAGGATGCCATCGCTGAATTTGAGAGGGCCTCTGGAGCGGTGACCAAAGAGGATGCCTCTTTTCTGCTCCAGGAATTGCGCTTGCTTTTCAACCGATGCCAGACTGGAGGTCAAGGCTGCAAGGGGGAAGGATCAAAGCAGTTTATTAAGAAATTAAGCGTATATGTGGTTTTTGaaatcctgctggttgctgttCGGGTGCTTTGTAAGGCGGGACACTACGATCTGGCTTCCGCCTTCCTGAATGATATTGAGAGAGAGGTCCGAGACGTCTCTGCTGACTGTCAGTGTACAGCTCTGTTACTTGGCAGGTGGGCTGTCAAAGTTCATTCAACAATGAAGGCTGATGAGGAGAGTGGACAGGTTTTGACAAACTGTGCTCGAGCTTTGAGGTCTCTCTCTGCCGACCTGGGAGAACAAGAAGCTCATGCAGTTGTGGAAGGGTGTGGACTTGTGGTGTGGGCGGTCGAAACTGGCCACAACAAGGGATTAAGTGGTCCTCTGCTCCTGGCTTGGTTTTCATTCCTGGAGGAGTATCAAGAGCAGATATTAAGAATGTTGAAAAAG AATCTGACATGCCAGACTGAGGGCAGCCGACTGCAACAGACCCTTTGTTACAGTATTTACCAAGGCTTTGTATTTGCTTATGAGAGCATGCTTGCATCACAG CTGGAGAACAGTGACATCCTGGACCGAGTGCTACTCTACTGCCAATCCACAGCTGGGCAGATGATGACTGAGGTGCGCAAGCTGCCAAGTGACAGTCTTCTCATCAAAGCAG TGATAGCTGTGAGCAACTTAGTGTGTGGATTGTACAACCGACGTCTCTATGACCAGGCCTTCACGCTAGTTGAGATCCTCTGCAAGGATCTTTGCAAGAATTCCCCCGTCTCACTCTCTGTTGATCGG TTGTGCCGACCCTTCATGCTGGCTGTGCAGACTTCTCGGCGGGCTGGTCAATTGGAGCGAGCACTCGACTGGGTGATTCTGTGGCTGAAAGCCCTGGGGGATAACATTCCCACTCATATGGCTGAACCGGTCTCCCTGTGGGTGAAAACCAAGACTGATGCAGCACGTAACTCTGAGGAGGACATCAGACTCAG GACGTTACGTGATGGTTTTGGTCCTGACGTCCCTGATGAGAAAGTGATGCTCTGCCTTTTGGAGGAAGAGCTACGTGCCTATAAGGAGGTGGCAAGTGACACTGCCCAGGAACGTTATAACACCCTTTGTGACCTGTTGGACATCTGCCATGAGGAGAGCTCCCACACACACCTACGTGCTGTCTACCTCTGTGAAATGGCCCAAGTTGTGTGTTTCCAGGATTTCAGTGAACAGACTGATTG CTCTGCAGTTGATTTTACCCATGAAGCTTTGCGGCTACTGGAAGAAGAATCTGTGACCGCAGAGAATGCAGATAGACTGAAAGATGACAAGGCCCATGCTTCTCTTTGGCTCTTTGTCTGCACTCTAGAGCAGAATCTTCAGGAG gcCATTGAGAAGGACATCAAATTGCGCGAGTTGCGTAACCAGAAAATATGTGTGGCCAATCCCATAGGAACCAACGATTTTGACTATGAAGACAAGCAGAAAACAGAGGACAGCATTCTGCTCTACGAAGGCCTGCATTTCAACCTTGCTGCAGAAAACA AATTGTGCCAACCTTTGGAAAGAGCTCTGGGTGAGTGGTCTGCTCTTCTGCAGCATCGAGATCTGCCTTCTGTCAGGAGCCCCAAACAGACCTGCACCTCCATTGCTCTGGCTGCAGCTCTCTTTAAACTAATGGGAAAG CCTTTAAAGGCTTTGGAAGCTTACCAACTCACAATTGGACTTTCACGTCATCTCTCTGACGCCCATGGTTGTGCCAGCTCCCTCTGTCACTCAGCCAGCCTCCTACTGGATATGGGTGCCCCTGAACTCGCTTTG GCCCAGTTAGAGCAAGCAGAAAAAAGTCTTGCTTCAGAAACCACCAATGAGGGAACTTCTTCCCTCTCTATGCTGCCACTGCTGTTGAAAGCTCAGTACTACTACAGCACAGGACAG GTGGCTCTTGGAGTGCCTTATTTGTGTGAGGTGCTTAAAGAGGTGAATGAGCAGAGACAGTCCAAAAGTTGGTACCTGCTTCGTGCTCGGGCTCTGCAGACCTGCAGCTCCTACCTCAGTTTGGATACAGCTGCACTGCCACAGGCTGAGCGCCGACGTATCACTGAACTTG GTATAAATAGCCCCGACACCGCTCTGTATGAAGGACTGAAGCTTCTCTGCAGCCTGCTGGTCACTTTAGTGGGGAAAGGCCTGTATGGGACTCATGGCACCAACTCGGATGTGCGATTTATCGACCAAG GAGATAACCTGGTGCTGAAATGGCAGCTGCTCTCAGAGGTGTTGAACTGCTCCatgaagatggtttctgttagGAGCAGCTGTGGGGCCATCAATGATGCCAGGCTCCAATGCCTAGAAGCTCTTAAACTGGCCATAAAGCTGCAGGCACTCAGCCA ATGTGCTGAGCTGCTGGTGATGAAAGCGGAGTTGGAGCTgatgcagggggagagagaagaaagtaGTACTGATTTGGAAAATGTCCGAAACCTTCTGGACTTATGCACAG ATTTCTCTGATCAGGTCCAGAAGACAGAGGTAAAAATCAAACCCCGGAAAGGTCGGCCAGCGCAGAAACCTCAGCCTCCTCTACCTTCTCCTGAGGATGATCTTAAAGACATCTTGAGCACTAGGTGGATTGCTAAAGAACCTGTAGTAAGGGACCTGACCAGCTCGCCTCCTCTCAAGGCCCAACCACGTCGTTGGCTCTCCTCCCTGGCACATGAGTCTGACTGTCAGTgcccctgctgctctgagcCCTGTCTGGGCCATGCCACTGCTCGCTGGGCTGCTACACAGGCTGATTTGGTTCTCAAGGTGGAATCCAGTGACCCCAAAGTTAGTCTGAAGCTTCAATGGGCGACATTATCCCGCTGTGAGAGCATCACTGCCAAAGTTGGGGCAAAATTGGCTAAACTCTTCCCTCGCTGTGGCCCCAAAAAAGGCTCCTATAAACCCTCCCTGATGAAAGATGTGGTGGGTCGTGTGTACCTTCACATGGCCCTGTCCAGCCTGGATCCAAGGCTCAACAACATTTGTGGTATATGGAAAATACTGAAAGCTGGGTTAGCATTTGTTGATTGCTCACCCTCTCCTGTCCTAAGACCTGTGAGAGCTGGCTTAATGGCAACCAAAGCCATAGTGTCATTGATCACCTTAGCTTCCAAAAAGGGTTGCAACCCAGAGGAGCTCTTCTCAAATGTGTGGACTTGGAATGCACCGAAAGACCGAGAGCTGAAATCAGAACAGAAACATGTACCTGCCTTGTCCTTGAATAAAAAGCCTAAAGACTGCCTTAAAATCCCTGATGCTCCTGACAAAACAAAGAAGACATCAAAGGTCAAGCCTGTCAAGCCCAAGATTCAAGTGATGAGCTCCTCAAGCAGAGAAAAGGATCTGGTTCCCATGACACCAGTAATGGTTAGGTCAAAGGCTGCTGTTAAGGAGCTCAGCTCTTTCGACTTCAACACAGTGGTGCCTACTGTGGCTTGTACTCCTGTTCAAAAAGTGAGAGCTCCTGCTTCAGTGAGGAAAGCACCAAGAACTGCCTCGAAGCAACAGTTTTACGTGTATGAAGAGTTCTCACCTTCCCAGCCAGTGCCCGCTGCCCCCAGACGCACCAAGACATCACGTTTTAAG GTGGAGTTTAGTGATGAGAGTGACTCCGAGGCAAATACCCAAGCAGAGGCCAAAGAAAAAACAGATCCACCTAAGAAGAGAACAACTACCAGAAGAGCTGCCCAAAGTGCTAAAACAGTCCCAGATCCACCTGCAGAGAGCAAACTGCCCAAGAGGCAGGCTAAGGGGAGAAAAACCACTGCAGTGCCGAGGGCCACGTCCTCCGAGGACGACGAAAGTTTGATCCTCCAACCTGTGTCAACAAGAAGAGGTAGAAGCAGAAGGGAGCTGACAAAGACAGAGGTGGAAACGATGGAGGAGCTGGATAAAATGAGAACCATCGAGGAGGAATCTAAGGAAGTTCTGGACATGAGCATCGAAGAGCTTAGGACCTCAGACACTGAGGACAACGCTGCTTCAAGTAAAGATATCA ATTTTGAAATCCTGCGGAGGGATATATGTGGTCGCCTGCCGAGAGATGGTTTGTCTGAGCTGAGAAGCAGTGGTCATCTGAGAGAAGGGCCACCAATCCATCTCACCCAATCAGACACCAGGCCAG AGAATCTGTCTCTGGAGGATGTTGAGTCGTTGCTCCGCTCAGCCTGGCTGGACCTTCAGCACTTCCCTTCTCCCACTCTCCACCCAACCCTCTGCGCTCTCCTGGCCCTGGCACTGGGACAGCAGGATCCTGTAACCACAGCACTGCTACACGCCGAGTCCTTTGCCATCACGAGCCGTCATCGCACAATCAGGCATTTAGCCAGTTGTCTCAA AAAGCTGAAAAAGTCGTCCAGTGAACTTGCGGACCAGCTCGATGCTCTGAGTCTAAATGAGCTCAGTTCAACAGAGTCCAAGGCTACTACTGAACAGAGGTTGAATCAGTTGGAGAACATCTTCTCCTTCCCCACGGCTGACTCCTCATCTTTCCCCCAGAACCTCTGCCAAGAGTTCATCCAACAACTTCAACACCTTCCCACAG GGATAACTGTGTGCATGATGTCTGTGCTTGGAGTCAAACCTGGGGAAATTGGCGACAGCATCATACTTTCACGTCTCCAGAAAGGATCTGCACCCGTCACTGTTCATATCTCCACATCTATGCAAAAG CGTCCCATTAGTTTGCTCGTGCAGGAGATGGAGAGCATTCAGGTGGATCAGAAGGTTGTGAGCTCTGTGTCGGATAAAGCCAAGTGGTGGGAGGGCCGCAGGGCGCTTGACTCTCGAGTTGAG CAACTCTtgaaagagatggagggattGCTCGGATGCTGGAAGAGCTTTCTTCTCCCcctttcttcagatccagaaCTTTCCAATCAGGCCCAACACATTTGTAAAACCTTGTCTGCCAAAGGAGTGACATGCAGTGAGGAGATGTTGAAG GCGTTGCTGTCTGCATCTCCTCTGCTGTCTCAAGAAGAGTTGCAAAGATTTGCTCTTGGAGTTTCTCCTCACTGGCCTGTGGAGTGTTGCCAGCTCGTCCATACAGCTCTTTCCCGGCCCTCAGGGAGGGACGAGCCCCGTGGTCATGTTGTTCTGATCCTGGACAAG TACCTTCAGAAGTTGCCATGGGAGAGCATCTCCATCTTAAAGTCTCACTCTGTCAGTCGGATGCCTTCTCTGCATTCACTGATTGGACTGAGCATTCAGAAAGTG AATGACTCTCAGTCCGTCCTGAGACAAGGCGTGGATACAAAGAAGGCGTTCTATGTTCTAGACCCTGATGCTAATTTAGGAAACTCTCAGGACAGGTTCAAGGAATGGTTTAGCAG TAACCCGGACtgggaaggtgtgtgtggggttgcTCCTGACTCGGGTCAGCTGGAAGAAGCAGTGGCCAACAAGGATCTGTACAT CTACGTGGGTCACGGTGCAGGCGCTCGGTTCCTCGACGGTCAGACGGTCCTGAAGACGCCGATAAGAGCAGCGTCTCTTCTCTTTGGCTGCAGTAGTGCTGCTCTGGCCGTGCGTGGAGACCAGGAGGCACAAGGCATCATCCTCAACTACCTCATCGCAGGCTG cCCGTTTGCTTTGGGAAACTTGTGGGATGTGACTGATCGGGACATTGATCGCTTCACCAAAGCTTTGTTGGAGTCCTGGTTCGCTGCCGGACCTGGAGCGCCCCTCCTGGAACACATGGGCCCATCGCGTCAGGCCACAAACCTTAAACACCTGATCGGGGCTGCACCTGTGGCCTACGGTTTACCTGTCTACCTGCAGTAG